A window of the Streptomyces luomodiensis genome harbors these coding sequences:
- a CDS encoding amidohydrolase family protein, translating to MSTLSPKTPGWLDWYANPSEPAFTLPPGTVDAHCHVFGPQAAFPFAPERKYTPCDGGKDDLFALRDHLGVSRNVIVQATCHGADNSAMVDAVQSSGGRARGIATVRPDITDAELRRLDAAGVRGVRFTFLKRLADAAPQDALMTVAKKIAPLGWHVVLYFESNDLPELERFFGSLPTPLVVDHMGRPDVTQPAEGPDFTRFLRFVERNEVWVKVTCPERLSVTGPAALNAERHPYTDVVPFARHTVEEFPDQVLWGTDWPHPNLTDHMPDDGLLVDYVPQVAVTAEQQRKLLVDNPMRLYWPGETA from the coding sequence ATGAGCACCCTTTCCCCCAAGACCCCGGGCTGGCTGGACTGGTACGCCAACCCGTCCGAGCCCGCCTTCACCCTCCCGCCGGGCACCGTCGACGCCCACTGCCACGTCTTCGGTCCACAGGCCGCGTTCCCCTTCGCCCCCGAGCGCAAGTACACCCCCTGCGACGGCGGCAAGGACGATCTCTTCGCCCTCCGCGACCACCTCGGGGTCAGCCGCAATGTGATCGTCCAGGCCACCTGCCACGGGGCGGACAACAGCGCCATGGTCGACGCCGTCCAGTCGTCCGGCGGCCGGGCGCGCGGTATCGCGACCGTGCGCCCGGACATCACCGACGCCGAGCTGCGCCGGCTGGACGCGGCGGGGGTGCGCGGGGTGCGCTTCACCTTTCTGAAGCGCCTGGCCGATGCCGCGCCCCAGGACGCCCTGATGACCGTCGCCAAGAAGATCGCCCCGCTCGGCTGGCATGTCGTCCTCTACTTCGAGAGCAATGACCTGCCCGAGCTGGAACGTTTCTTCGGCTCACTGCCCACCCCCCTGGTGGTGGACCACATGGGCCGGCCGGATGTGACCCAGCCGGCCGAAGGACCGGACTTCACCCGCTTCCTGCGGTTCGTCGAGCGCAACGAGGTGTGGGTCAAGGTGACCTGCCCCGAGCGCCTGAGCGTCACCGGTCCCGCCGCGCTGAACGCGGAGCGCCACCCCTACACCGATGTCGTGCCCTTCGCCCGCCACACGGTCGAGGAGTTCCCCGACCAGGTGCTGTGGGGCACGGACTGGCCGCACCCCAACCTCACCGACCACATGCCGGACGACGGGCTGCTGGTCGACTATGTGCCCCAGGTGGCGGTCACCGCCGAGCAGCAGCGGAAGCTGCTGGTCGACAACCCCATGAGGCTCTACTGGCCCGGCGAAACCGCCTGA
- a CDS encoding HAMP domain-containing sensor histidine kinase, protein MLVFGLVALTAAVSASAIAYWLNRDAVLTRTQDATLDEFRKALKDDTDPLPSRPTCTELRDAALRMADNTQKYEVLLISRTADGKSCSAASDKDLFTLDVVPASLRHAVDQKRSVDQGNTSPYHLYWQRITLDGTPYLVGGATVNGGGPTGYLLKSLDTERQDLNSLAWSLGIATALALIGAALLAQAAAATVLRPVQRLGEAAHRLGEGHLDTRLQVSGSDELANLSHTFNRAAERLQKRVAELSAREASSRRFVADMSHELRTPLTAITAVTEVLEEEADSLDPMIAPAVQLVVSETRRLNDLVENLMEVTRFDAGTARLVLDDVDVADQVTACIDARAWLDAVELDAARGIVARLDPRRLDVILANLIGNALKHGGSPVRVSVRTEDDELLIKVRDHGPGIPEDVLPHVFDRFYKASASRPRSEGSGLGLSIAMENAHIHGGDISAANSAEGGAVFTLRLPMDASRIVADGAGDEPDGDGDSGAKGDGTAKGRGEEGGS, encoded by the coding sequence ATGCTGGTCTTCGGTCTGGTGGCCCTGACCGCCGCCGTGTCCGCGTCGGCCATCGCGTACTGGCTGAACCGTGACGCGGTGCTGACCCGCACCCAGGACGCGACGCTGGACGAGTTCCGCAAAGCGCTGAAGGACGACACCGACCCGCTGCCCTCCCGCCCCACCTGTACCGAATTGCGGGACGCCGCGTTGCGTATGGCGGACAACACCCAGAAGTACGAGGTGCTGCTGATCAGCCGGACCGCGGACGGCAAGAGCTGTTCCGCGGCCTCGGACAAGGATCTGTTCACGCTCGACGTGGTGCCCGCGTCGCTGCGGCACGCGGTGGACCAGAAGCGTTCGGTGGACCAGGGGAACACCTCCCCGTACCACCTGTACTGGCAGCGGATCACGCTGGACGGCACCCCGTACCTGGTCGGCGGGGCCACGGTGAACGGCGGCGGGCCGACCGGCTACCTGCTCAAGTCCCTGGACACCGAGCGCCAGGATCTGAACTCCCTGGCCTGGTCGCTGGGGATCGCCACCGCGCTCGCGCTGATCGGCGCCGCGCTGCTGGCCCAGGCCGCGGCGGCCACGGTGCTGCGGCCGGTGCAGCGGCTCGGGGAGGCGGCGCACCGGCTGGGCGAGGGACATCTCGACACCCGGTTGCAGGTCTCGGGCTCCGATGAGCTGGCCAATCTCTCCCACACCTTCAACCGGGCCGCGGAGCGGCTGCAGAAGCGGGTGGCGGAGCTGTCCGCGCGGGAGGCGTCCAGCCGGCGCTTCGTCGCGGACATGTCCCATGAGCTGCGCACCCCGCTCACCGCGATCACGGCCGTCACGGAGGTACTGGAGGAGGAGGCCGATTCACTCGACCCGATGATCGCTCCGGCCGTGCAGCTGGTGGTCAGCGAGACCCGGCGGCTGAACGACCTGGTGGAGAACCTGATGGAGGTGACCCGCTTCGACGCGGGCACGGCCCGGCTGGTGCTCGACGATGTGGACGTCGCCGACCAGGTGACGGCGTGCATCGACGCCCGTGCCTGGCTGGACGCGGTGGAGCTGGACGCGGCGCGCGGGATCGTGGCCCGGCTGGATCCCCGACGGCTGGATGTGATCCTGGCGAATCTGATCGGGAACGCGCTCAAGCACGGCGGTTCGCCGGTGCGGGTCTCGGTGCGCACGGAGGACGACGAGCTGTTGATCAAGGTCCGGGACCACGGTCCGGGCATCCCCGAGGATGTGCTGCCGCACGTCTTCGACCGCTTCTACAAGGCGAGCGCGTCCCGGCCGCGCTCGGAGGGCAGCGGGCTCGGGCTGTCGATCGCGATGGAGAACGCGCATATCCACGGCGGCGACATCAGCGCCGCGAACTCCGCGGAGGGCGGGGCCGTCTTCACGCTGCGGCTGCCGATGGACGCCTCCCGGATCGTCGCCGACGGGGCCGGGGACGAGCCCGACGGCGACGGCGACAGCGGCGCCAAGGGCGACGGCACGGCCAAGGGCCGGGGCGAGGAGGGCGGGTCATGA
- a CDS encoding MFS transporter has product MHHSNAVNRLNRLPIARFHKITLLAVSFAYFFEFADINTFATTAPQLVDLWGITVDQVAYVTSLSFVGMFIGSVVASTIADRWGRKNALIYTTLCFGVFSLASAFSWDIVSMGVFRVLTSAGLAAMTVVAVIYVNEVYPAAVRGKYQAYAIVIGICGTPATNLIASAVVPLTDWSWRLVYLWGSLGLLFVFFTRHLKESPRWHESRGEYGAADAILTEIEAQVALEKGPLPEAPPPVDEARPAKASPRLLLKKKYLGPTVLLAVVWVTQTIGFFGYSSWAPTLLAKEGFSVEKSVFYVALTTVGAPLGSLLAALVTDRFERKWCLVAFGTVIALCGLLYGLTFNPILIVVFGFLVNFFERGYTALGYAYSPELFDTQSRSLGTGVSYGLGRLSNAAGPLIIAGLYHRTGYQSVFLFIAATWILGAVALAIFGPRTRPARTAAAERPRAVV; this is encoded by the coding sequence ATGCACCATTCCAATGCGGTGAACCGGCTGAACAGACTTCCCATAGCCCGGTTTCACAAGATCACCCTGCTGGCCGTCTCCTTCGCCTACTTCTTCGAGTTCGCGGACATCAACACCTTCGCGACCACCGCCCCCCAGCTCGTGGACCTGTGGGGCATCACGGTCGACCAGGTCGCCTATGTGACCTCGCTGTCGTTCGTCGGCATGTTCATCGGCTCGGTCGTCGCGAGCACCATCGCCGACCGGTGGGGCCGCAAGAACGCGCTGATCTACACCACGCTGTGTTTCGGCGTCTTCTCCCTGGCCTCGGCCTTCTCCTGGGACATCGTCTCGATGGGCGTCTTCCGGGTGCTCACCTCGGCGGGGCTGGCCGCGATGACCGTCGTGGCGGTCATCTACGTCAATGAGGTCTATCCGGCCGCCGTACGCGGCAAGTACCAGGCGTACGCGATCGTCATCGGCATCTGCGGCACCCCCGCCACCAACCTCATCGCCAGCGCCGTCGTACCGCTCACCGACTGGTCATGGCGGCTGGTCTACCTGTGGGGCTCCCTCGGCCTCCTCTTCGTCTTCTTCACCCGGCACCTCAAGGAGTCCCCCCGCTGGCACGAGAGCAGGGGCGAGTACGGCGCGGCGGACGCGATCCTCACCGAGATCGAGGCCCAGGTCGCCCTGGAGAAGGGCCCGCTCCCCGAGGCCCCGCCGCCGGTCGACGAGGCACGGCCCGCCAAGGCGTCGCCGCGCCTGCTGCTGAAGAAGAAGTACCTCGGGCCGACCGTTCTGCTCGCGGTGGTGTGGGTGACCCAGACCATCGGCTTCTTCGGCTACTCGAGCTGGGCGCCCACCCTGCTGGCCAAGGAGGGCTTCAGCGTCGAGAAGTCGGTCTTCTACGTGGCCCTCACCACCGTGGGCGCCCCGCTCGGCTCACTGCTGGCCGCCCTGGTCACCGACCGGTTCGAGCGCAAATGGTGTCTGGTGGCCTTCGGCACGGTGATCGCGCTCTGCGGTCTGCTGTACGGACTGACCTTCAACCCGATCCTGATCGTGGTCTTCGGCTTCCTGGTGAACTTCTTCGAGCGCGGCTACACGGCCCTGGGGTACGCCTACTCCCCCGAGCTGTTCGACACCCAGAGCCGCTCGCTGGGGACGGGCGTCTCCTACGGGCTCGGCCGCCTCTCGAACGCCGCAGGACCGCTGATCATCGCGGGCCTCTACCACCGCACCGGCTATCAGAGCGTCTTCCTGTTCATCGCGGCCACCTGGATCCTGGGCGCCGTCGCCCTGGCGATCTTCGGCCCCAGGACCCGTCCGGCCCGGACGGCGGCGGCGGAACGGCCCCGAGCGGTCGTCTGA
- a CDS encoding SigE family RNA polymerase sigma factor: protein MSTLHFTHTSAVRTRLHDAGRGNEKSGAVSGRGCARGAGRQRPPYMVAIDAITGDKEAGHGLGGDNGGPGGPGGSSYGEAEGERRTASEAEFTAYVQERRASLYATAYHLTGDRFEAEDLLQSALFSTYRAWDRISDKAAVGGYLRRTMTNLHISAWRRRKLNEYPTEELPETVGDQDAMRGTELRAVLWQALARLPELQRTMLVLRYYEGRTDPEIADILNISVGTVKSSIWRSLRRLREDETLSFGRDQEESFGELVA from the coding sequence ATGAGCACACTGCACTTCACTCACACCAGCGCAGTTCGCACGCGCCTCCACGACGCCGGTCGGGGCAACGAGAAGTCCGGTGCCGTGAGCGGGCGGGGGTGCGCTCGCGGCGCCGGGCGTCAGCGGCCTCCTTACATGGTGGCCATTGACGCGATCACGGGGGACAAGGAGGCCGGTCACGGCCTCGGGGGGGACAACGGGGGACCGGGGGGACCCGGGGGGAGCTCGTACGGGGAGGCAGAGGGGGAGCGGCGTACCGCGTCGGAGGCGGAGTTCACCGCCTATGTCCAGGAGCGCCGCGCCTCCCTGTACGCAACCGCCTACCACCTGACCGGGGACCGCTTCGAGGCCGAGGACCTGCTCCAGAGCGCGCTGTTCTCGACCTACCGGGCCTGGGACCGGATCAGCGACAAGGCGGCGGTCGGCGGCTATCTGCGCCGCACCATGACCAATCTGCACATCAGCGCGTGGCGTCGGCGCAAGCTCAACGAGTACCCGACGGAGGAGCTGCCGGAGACGGTGGGCGACCAGGACGCGATGCGCGGCACCGAGCTGCGCGCCGTGTTGTGGCAGGCCCTGGCCCGGCTGCCCGAGCTCCAGCGCACGATGCTGGTGCTGCGCTACTACGAGGGCCGGACAGACCCGGAAATCGCCGACATACTCAACATCAGTGTCGGAACGGTCAAAAGCAGCATCTGGCGCTCGCTGCGCCGGCTGCGCGAGGACGAGACCCTCAGCTTCGGCCGTGACCAGGAGGAGTCCTTCGGCGAGCTGGTCGCCTGA
- a CDS encoding MFS transporter, whose translation MPPADTKASTGTHRVDASASISTNPNPSEPEPGSEPQSDAATDTAAGRMSPGHPGYLRMRLALFTAGLATFALLYSTQALLPAISDDLRVQADQASWSVSAATFGLALTVVPLSALSERFGRRAMMTASLTVAVALALLVPFAPNLGWLIALRAVQGAALAGIPASAMAYLSEEVHPKALVGAIGLFVAGNSVGGMSGRILTGWVADAWDWRAALAAVGAMALLCAVAFRLLLPKARHFTPAAVSPRALGRTLAGHLSDPLMCRLYAIGALFMTVFGGVYTVIGYRLVAQPFGLSQSLVGSIFLIYLVGTVSSAGTGKLVGRLGRRGALYVAATTTAAGLLLSLLNSIAAVLAGLVLITAGFFAGHAAASSAVSRTAKTGRAQAAALYQASYYIGSSVGGALGALAFHAAGWGGTVAIGLIAVGGVAAITLYATRKAKAERRAEAARRELCGVPA comes from the coding sequence ATGCCTCCTGCCGATACCAAGGCGTCCACCGGAACCCACCGGGTGGACGCCTCCGCTTCGATCTCCACGAACCCGAACCCCTCCGAGCCCGAGCCCGGGTCCGAGCCCCAGTCCGACGCGGCCACCGACACCGCGGCCGGGCGGATGAGCCCGGGTCACCCCGGTTACCTCCGGATGCGGCTCGCCCTCTTCACCGCGGGACTCGCCACCTTCGCCCTGCTCTACTCGACCCAGGCGCTGCTGCCCGCGATCTCCGACGATCTGCGGGTCCAGGCGGACCAGGCCAGCTGGAGCGTCTCGGCGGCCACCTTCGGCCTGGCGCTCACGGTCGTGCCGCTGAGCGCGCTGTCCGAGCGGTTCGGCCGGCGCGCCATGATGACCGCCTCGCTCACGGTCGCGGTCGCGCTGGCCCTGCTGGTGCCGTTCGCGCCCAACCTGGGCTGGCTGATCGCGCTGCGCGCGGTCCAGGGCGCGGCGCTGGCCGGTATCCCGGCCTCCGCGATGGCGTACCTGTCGGAAGAGGTGCACCCGAAAGCGCTGGTCGGCGCGATCGGGCTGTTCGTGGCCGGTAACAGCGTCGGCGGTATGAGCGGCCGGATCCTCACCGGCTGGGTGGCGGACGCCTGGGACTGGCGGGCCGCGCTGGCCGCGGTCGGCGCGATGGCGCTGCTGTGCGCGGTGGCCTTCCGGCTGCTGCTGCCCAAGGCCCGTCACTTCACCCCGGCCGCGGTGAGCCCGCGGGCGCTGGGCCGCACCCTCGCCGGGCACCTCTCCGATCCGCTGATGTGCCGGCTGTACGCGATCGGCGCGCTGTTCATGACGGTCTTCGGCGGGGTCTACACGGTCATCGGCTACCGCCTGGTGGCCCAGCCCTTCGGCCTCTCACAGAGCCTGGTCGGCTCGATCTTCCTGATCTACCTGGTCGGCACGGTCTCCTCGGCGGGGACCGGCAAGCTGGTCGGCCGCCTCGGCCGGCGCGGTGCGCTGTACGTGGCGGCGACCACGACGGCGGCCGGACTGCTGCTCTCCCTGCTGAACTCGATCGCGGCGGTGCTGGCCGGTCTGGTGCTGATCACCGCGGGCTTCTTCGCGGGCCACGCGGCGGCGTCCTCGGCGGTGAGCCGGACGGCCAAGACCGGCCGCGCCCAGGCCGCGGCGCTCTATCAGGCGTCGTACTACATCGGCAGCAGCGTGGGCGGCGCGCTCGGCGCGCTCGCCTTCCACGCGGCCGGATGGGGCGGCACGGTCGCCATCGGCCTGATCGCGGTCGGCGGCGTGGCGGCGATCACGCTGTACGCCACGCGGAAGGCGAAGGCCGAGCGGCGTGCGGAGGCCGCGCGGCGCGAGCTGTGCGGTGTGCCGGCCTAG
- a CDS encoding alpha/beta hydrolase, with product MAQQALPDRGARLGRPMGAAAARRTVHGVVLLLPEGEPHGTRRPSRLSVAAVLPLARRLVRAGRDEGLTAHVVRYRCRGWNGAAADAASDAAWAVEEVVRRYGDVPVCLAGHGMGGRAALRAAGHPAVSSVVALAPWLPGPDEALAPEPVKQLVGRQVLIAHGTNDERTDPELSYRLAERAKKANRDVCRFEVHTDGHGLHQHRSEVQALAVDFLLGSLFHAGYSRPVADALAAPPPLGLRMPLAAGFGANLRH from the coding sequence ATGGCTCAGCAAGCGTTGCCCGACCGGGGCGCACGGCTGGGGCGGCCGATGGGCGCGGCCGCCGCGCGAAGGACCGTACACGGTGTGGTGCTGCTGCTCCCCGAAGGCGAACCCCACGGGACGAGACGGCCCTCCAGACTCTCGGTGGCCGCCGTGCTGCCGCTGGCCCGGCGGCTGGTCCGGGCGGGCCGGGACGAGGGGCTGACCGCCCATGTCGTCCGCTACCGGTGCCGGGGCTGGAACGGGGCCGCCGCCGATGCCGCGTCGGATGCCGCCTGGGCCGTGGAAGAGGTGGTGCGGCGCTACGGCGATGTGCCGGTCTGCCTCGCGGGCCACGGCATGGGCGGGCGCGCCGCCCTCCGCGCCGCCGGCCATCCGGCCGTCAGCTCGGTGGTGGCGCTGGCGCCGTGGCTTCCGGGACCGGATGAGGCACTCGCACCCGAGCCGGTGAAACAGCTGGTGGGGCGCCAGGTGCTGATCGCGCACGGGACGAACGACGAACGGACCGACCCCGAGCTGTCCTACCGGCTGGCGGAGCGGGCGAAGAAGGCCAACCGCGATGTGTGCCGCTTCGAGGTGCACACCGACGGGCACGGGCTGCATCAGCACCGCTCCGAGGTGCAGGCGCTGGCCGTGGACTTCCTCCTCGGCTCCCTCTTCCACGCCGGCTACTCCCGCCCGGTCGCCGACGCGCTGGCGGCTCCGCCGCCGCTGGGCCTGCGGATGCCGCTGGCGGCGGGGTTCGGGGCGAATCTGCGGCACTGA
- a CDS encoding VanZ family protein, protein MVVQGPSGRRAAFRYRVAGFVLLVAHLAFVCWLTLRPVNVPWVSAVTLEPLATIRADLALSPWEAVRSIGGGLLLLAPLGVLLPLAGGRVEAYPLASLIRTAFTGAMVSLGVALLRSEVTGQIMNVDAVLLNTVGVALAHLLVVPAVRVRLRRRADRCRAGAVLRDDDVQAATPTIPRVGIAPWSDVSSSTRT, encoded by the coding sequence ATGGTCGTGCAGGGTCCTTCCGGCCGCAGGGCCGCCTTCCGCTACCGCGTCGCGGGCTTCGTCCTCCTCGTCGCACACCTGGCGTTCGTCTGCTGGCTGACCCTGCGACCGGTGAACGTCCCCTGGGTGTCCGCCGTGACCCTCGAACCGCTGGCCACCATCCGCGCCGATCTGGCGCTCAGCCCGTGGGAGGCCGTCCGCTCCATCGGGGGCGGGCTGCTGCTGCTCGCGCCGCTGGGGGTGCTGCTGCCGCTGGCGGGGGGCCGGGTGGAGGCGTATCCACTGGCCTCGTTGATCCGTACGGCCTTCACCGGGGCGATGGTGTCCCTGGGGGTGGCGCTGCTGCGCAGCGAGGTGACCGGGCAGATCATGAACGTGGACGCGGTGCTGCTGAACACCGTCGGGGTCGCGCTCGCGCATCTGCTGGTGGTCCCCGCCGTCCGGGTGCGGCTCCGCCGCCGGGCCGACCGGTGCCGGGCCGGTGCCGTCCTGCGGGACGACGACGTCCAGGCCGCGACCCCGACGATTCCCAGGGTCGGGATCGCACCGTGGAGCGACGTCTCCTCCAGCACGCGGACATAG
- a CDS encoding adenosine deaminase codes for MTSEHTHEPTPEQIRRAPKVLLHDHLDGGLRPGTVVDLARETGYEALPETEPDKLGRWFREAADSGSLERYLETFSHTVGVMQTRDALVRVAAECAEDLAADGVVYAEVRYAPEQHLEGGLTLEEVVEAVNEGFREGERRAWENGHRIRVGALLTAMRHAARALEIAELANRYRDLGVVGFDIAGAEAGYPPTRHLDAFEYLKRENNHFTIHAGEAFGLPSIWQALQWCGADRLGHGVRIIDDIEVADDGSLTLGRLASYVRDKRIPLELCPTSNLQTGAATSYAEHPIGLLRRLHFRATVNTDNRLMSGTSMSGEFQHLVSTFHYSLDDMQWFTVNAMKSAFIPFGERLAMINDVIKPGYAELKSEWLFRQVAPASSVTRDSARKGS; via the coding sequence ATGACGAGCGAGCACACGCATGAGCCCACCCCCGAACAGATCCGCCGCGCCCCCAAGGTGCTGCTGCACGACCACCTCGACGGCGGGCTGCGCCCCGGCACCGTCGTCGACCTCGCGAGGGAGACGGGGTACGAGGCGCTGCCGGAGACGGAGCCCGACAAGCTCGGCCGGTGGTTCCGCGAGGCGGCGGACTCCGGGTCGCTGGAGCGCTATCTGGAGACGTTCTCCCACACCGTCGGCGTGATGCAGACCCGCGACGCGCTCGTCCGGGTGGCCGCCGAATGCGCCGAGGACCTCGCCGCGGACGGTGTCGTCTACGCCGAGGTCCGCTACGCCCCCGAACAGCACCTCGAGGGCGGGCTGACCCTGGAGGAGGTCGTCGAGGCGGTCAACGAGGGCTTCCGCGAGGGTGAGCGGCGGGCCTGGGAGAACGGCCACCGCATCCGCGTCGGCGCGCTGCTGACCGCGATGCGCCACGCGGCCCGCGCACTGGAGATCGCCGAACTCGCCAACCGCTACCGCGACCTCGGCGTGGTCGGCTTCGACATCGCGGGCGCCGAGGCCGGCTACCCGCCCACCCGCCACCTGGACGCCTTCGAGTACCTGAAGCGGGAGAACAACCACTTCACGATCCACGCGGGCGAGGCGTTCGGGCTGCCGTCCATCTGGCAGGCGCTCCAGTGGTGCGGCGCCGACCGGCTGGGTCACGGCGTCCGCATCATCGACGACATCGAGGTCGCGGACGACGGCTCCCTCACCCTCGGCCGCCTGGCCTCGTACGTCCGGGACAAGCGCATTCCGCTGGAGCTGTGCCCGACCTCCAACCTCCAGACCGGCGCGGCCACGTCATACGCCGAGCACCCCATCGGACTGCTCCGCCGACTCCATTTCCGGGCCACCGTGAATACGGATAATCGTCTGATGAGCGGGACGAGCATGAGCGGTGAATTCCAGCATCTTGTATCAACGTTCCATTACTCGCTGGACGACATGCAATGGTTCACGGTCAATGCCATGAAATCGGCCTTCATTCCTTTTGGCGAACGTCTCGCCATGATCAATGACGTGATCAAGCCCGGGTATGCCGAGCTGAAGTCCGAATGGCTGTTCCGCCAGGTGGCCCCCGCATCCTCCGTGACCAGGGATTCCGCCCGCAAGGGAAGCTGA
- a CDS encoding ATP-binding protein: MTSQPPSARVVLLSGPSGSGKSSLAARTGLPVLTLDDFYKEADDPTLPQLAGGGGADWDSPLSWDADAAVAAIEALCRTSRATVPLYDIATSSRVGEESLDIGQTPLLIAEGIFAADIIGRCADLGVLADALCLRGRPSTTFRRRLLRDLREGRKSAPYLVRRGWRLMRAERGIVARQTALGAYACGKDVAMGRIAAAAAGPRIPVPGPAAQKTPA; this comes from the coding sequence GTGACCAGCCAACCGCCTTCCGCCCGCGTCGTCCTGCTCTCCGGCCCCTCCGGCTCGGGAAAGTCGTCGCTCGCGGCCCGCACCGGGCTGCCCGTACTCACCCTCGACGACTTCTACAAGGAGGCCGACGACCCGACGCTCCCCCAACTCGCCGGCGGCGGGGGCGCCGACTGGGACTCACCACTGTCCTGGGACGCGGACGCGGCGGTCGCGGCGATCGAGGCACTGTGCCGTACGTCACGGGCCACCGTGCCGCTGTACGACATCGCCACCAGCTCCCGCGTCGGCGAGGAGTCGCTGGACATCGGGCAGACGCCACTGCTCATCGCCGAGGGCATCTTCGCCGCCGACATCATCGGGCGGTGTGCCGACCTCGGGGTGCTCGCGGACGCGCTCTGTCTGCGCGGCCGTCCGTCCACGACCTTCCGCCGCAGGCTGTTGCGCGACCTGCGGGAGGGCCGTAAGTCGGCGCCGTATCTGGTGCGGCGCGGCTGGCGGCTGATGCGCGCGGAGCGCGGCATCGTGGCCCGGCAGACGGCGCTGGGCGCGTATGCGTGCGGCAAGGACGTGGCGATGGGCCGGATAGCGGCCGCGGCGGCGGGACCACGTATCCCGGTCCCGGGCCCCGCCGCCCAGAAGACACCCGCCTGA
- a CDS encoding PspC domain-containing protein, protein MAAPLVRPRHDKKIAGVCAGLARRFGTTSTTMRVLFVVSCLLPGPQFLLYLALWVLLPAEEGYREAW, encoded by the coding sequence ATGGCCGCACCGCTGGTCCGCCCCCGCCACGACAAGAAGATCGCCGGTGTCTGCGCCGGTCTCGCCCGGCGCTTCGGGACCACCTCCACGACGATGCGGGTGCTCTTCGTGGTCTCGTGTCTGCTGCCGGGGCCGCAGTTCCTGCTCTACCTCGCCCTGTGGGTGCTGCTTCCGGCGGAGGAGGGCTACCGCGAGGCGTGGTGA
- the afsQ1 gene encoding two-component system response regulator AfsQ1 → MPFLLLIEDDDAIRTALELSLSRQGHRVATAATGEDGLKLLREQRPDLIVLDVMLPGIDGFEVCRRIRRTDQLPIILLTARSDDIDVVVGLESGADDYVVKPVQGRVLDARIRAVLRRGEREATDSAVFGNLLIDRAAMTVTKNGEDLQLTPTELRLLLELSRRPGQALSRQQLLRLVWEHDYLGDSRLVDACVQRLRAKVEDVPSSPTLIRTVRGVGYRLDAPQ, encoded by the coding sequence GTGCCTTTCCTGTTGCTGATCGAGGACGACGACGCCATCCGCACGGCCCTCGAACTCTCGCTGTCCCGCCAGGGCCACCGTGTGGCGACCGCGGCGACGGGCGAGGACGGCCTGAAGCTGCTGCGTGAGCAGCGGCCGGACCTGATCGTGCTGGATGTGATGCTGCCCGGGATCGACGGCTTCGAGGTGTGCCGCCGGATCCGCCGTACCGACCAGCTGCCGATCATCCTGCTGACCGCGCGCAGCGATGACATCGACGTCGTGGTCGGCCTGGAATCGGGTGCCGACGACTATGTGGTCAAACCCGTGCAGGGCCGGGTGCTGGACGCCCGCATCCGCGCGGTGCTGCGGCGCGGCGAGCGGGAGGCCACCGACTCCGCGGTCTTCGGCAACCTGCTGATCGACCGTGCCGCCATGACGGTCACCAAGAACGGCGAGGATCTTCAGCTCACCCCCACCGAACTGCGGCTTCTGCTGGAGCTCAGCCGCCGGCCGGGGCAGGCGCTGTCGCGGCAGCAGCTGCTGCGGCTGGTGTGGGAGCACGACTACCTCGGGGACTCCCGGCTGGTCGACGCCTGCGTACAGCGGCTGCGCGCGAAGGTGGAGGACGTGCCGTCGTCGCCGACGTTGATCCGTACGGTGCGCGGGGTGGGGTACCGGCTGGACGCGCCACAATGA